One part of the [Synechococcus] sp. NIES-970 genome encodes these proteins:
- a CDS encoding phosphoglucomutase/phosphomannomutase: MSIASNPPIKFGTDGWRGIIADDFTFANVCKVTRAIASYLETAYSKDRPVLIAYDTRFFADEFAQTAAEVLADLGWTVKVVDRDCPTPVIAYNAKSLNSAGALMFTASHNPAPYCGIKYIPDYAGPATPEITDTIVANIAGSSDAMPTGKNGDRISRFDPKPEYLKFIYTLLDVEKIRSAGLKVKYDALYSTSRGYLDEVLAHCGCETESFNTTRDVLFGGGMPEPKGSQLVGLVEAVKADQADLGLATDGDSDRFGVVDELGNVLTPNTILLLLARHLLKNKGQKGAIVRTVATTHLLDNLAAKYGLEIFETAVGFKYIGEKMRETAVLIGGEESGGLSVLGHIPEKDGILADMLVAEAIAYAGKPLSQLVQEALEDADGPLFNKRLDLHLEEPHKKAVLDFYKATPPSAVAGLGVKEIGLKDGVKLYLENGSWILLRPSGTEPLMRVYMETDSAELEAKIASEMEAAIAKLDPAK; the protein is encoded by the coding sequence ATGAGTATTGCAAGCAATCCCCCGATCAAGTTTGGCACCGATGGCTGGCGCGGCATTATCGCTGATGATTTTACCTTTGCAAATGTGTGTAAGGTGACCCGGGCGATCGCCAGTTATTTAGAAACGGCATATAGCAAAGATCGACCAGTGTTAATCGCCTATGACACCCGCTTTTTTGCGGATGAGTTTGCCCAGACGGCGGCGGAAGTACTTGCGGATCTCGGTTGGACGGTGAAGGTGGTAGACCGGGATTGCCCAACGCCGGTGATCGCCTACAATGCAAAGTCTCTAAACTCGGCTGGTGCCTTGATGTTTACGGCCAGCCATAACCCGGCTCCCTACTGCGGGATCAAATATATTCCGGACTATGCAGGCCCGGCGACCCCAGAGATCACCGATACGATCGTGGCGAATATCGCCGGCTCTTCTGACGCAATGCCCACGGGGAAAAATGGCGATCGCATTTCGCGTTTTGATCCCAAGCCAGAGTATTTGAAGTTTATCTATACGCTTCTGGATGTGGAAAAAATTCGCTCGGCGGGGCTGAAGGTGAAATATGACGCTCTCTATTCCACTTCCCGTGGCTATTTGGATGAGGTGTTGGCCCACTGCGGCTGTGAGACAGAATCGTTCAACACGACCCGCGATGTCCTCTTTGGAGGGGGAATGCCAGAACCAAAGGGCTCTCAGTTGGTGGGTCTGGTGGAAGCAGTGAAAGCAGATCAGGCAGATCTCGGCCTAGCTACGGACGGAGATAGCGATCGCTTTGGGGTTGTCGATGAACTGGGGAATGTTTTAACACCCAATACAATTTTACTCCTCCTAGCCCGACACCTGCTGAAAAACAAGGGCCAAAAGGGGGCGATCGTCCGCACAGTGGCCACAACCCACCTGCTTGATAATCTCGCGGCGAAATATGGCTTAGAGATTTTTGAAACGGCGGTTGGCTTTAAATATATTGGCGAAAAAATGCGCGAAACGGCAGTTTTGATCGGCGGGGAAGAATCCGGTGGCCTGAGTGTGCTCGGTCACATTCCCGAAAAGGATGGGATTCTCGCAGATATGCTCGTCGCGGAGGCGATCGCCTATGCTGGCAAGCCCCTTTCCCAGTTGGTGCAAGAAGCCCTCGAAGATGCTGATGGCCCCCTCTTTAACAAACGACTGGACCTACACCTCGAAGAACCCCACAAAAAAGCCGTGCTCGACTTCTACAAAGCGACGCCCCCCAGCGCTGTTGCGGGCTTGGGAGTGAAGGAAATCGGCCTTAAGGATGGTGTGAAGCTGTATTTAGAAAATGGCAGTTGGATTCTGCTGCGGCCCTCTGGTACAGAACCCTTGATGCGGGTTTACATGGAAACGGATTCCGCTGAACTCGAAGCCAAGATTGCCTCAGAAATGGAAGCGGCGATCGCCAAACTCGACCCAGCTAAATAA
- the panD gene encoding aspartate 1-decarboxylase, translated as MAQIKLMHAKLHHVRVTQAELDYVGSITIDQALIEKVGILPLEEVNIWNLENGNRLTTYVLPGARDSGVVCLNGAAAHLCTPGDRLIVAAYELRDRTDVLERGHTAKVILADEHNHCQTFFEQRLDPQGKLGANLQVTDQASVLVDASMLMPL; from the coding sequence ATGGCGCAAATTAAACTGATGCATGCAAAACTCCACCATGTGCGGGTGACCCAGGCAGAGCTGGATTATGTAGGGAGCATCACCATTGACCAGGCTCTGATCGAAAAGGTCGGCATTTTGCCCCTAGAGGAAGTGAATATCTGGAATCTGGAAAATGGCAACCGCTTGACTACCTATGTGCTCCCCGGTGCGCGGGACAGTGGTGTGGTCTGCCTCAATGGTGCGGCGGCCCATCTCTGTACCCCAGGCGATCGCCTGATTGTGGCAGCCTATGAATTGCGCGATCGCACTGATGTTTTAGAGCGGGGTCACACGGCAAAAGTAATCTTGGCAGACGAGCACAACCACTGCCAGACTTTTTTTGAGCAACGCCTCGATCCCCAGGGAAAGCTAGGGGCCAATCTCCAAGTTACTGACCAAGCATCGGTGCTGGTAGATGCCTCCATGCTGATGCCGCTGTAA
- the cheY gene encoding chemotaxis protein CheY, with product MTDANLSPEIPIRNFDAAKQTALFQTLKKPQFTGCLILTDPRSRQWSFFVYFGRLIYGTGGTHGVRRWRRHLTAQMPHIAANTQLLQQSLTTLKLGEIKLHWEYDLLQAWHLQQRITREQIQKMIEAIATEIFFEVSQSTEITYRFQPMVEHEEPLILIDPAQSIRKAWQLFEQWNTLAIAHISPQAAPVIVQPDLLEARSSAANYRLLTNLVTGRRTFWDLSMRLKQDISQVARLLIPYMKLGFIDVQLLDDLPTPVPIVSHPVQPAETKNSPLIAYLSLNPEQHQQLGPSFKQHHYRYLAIADLQKALPTLLTTKPNLILLDQDLGDSTNGLEFCTQLKKLSLFRQTPVLILAESHSFLERVKGRLTGATDFVVKTNNPETLLKALQKYVR from the coding sequence ATGACCGACGCTAATCTATCTCCTGAAATTCCGATTCGTAATTTTGATGCGGCAAAACAGACGGCGCTGTTTCAAACGTTAAAGAAGCCACAGTTTACAGGCTGTTTGATTTTGACAGACCCGCGATCGCGGCAATGGTCTTTTTTTGTTTATTTCGGGCGGCTGATCTATGGAACAGGGGGAACCCATGGGGTACGGCGGTGGCGACGGCATTTAACGGCCCAAATGCCCCATATTGCAGCGAATACACAGCTATTACAGCAGAGTCTCACCACCCTGAAACTGGGGGAAATTAAGCTGCACTGGGAATATGATTTACTCCAGGCTTGGCATTTGCAGCAACGGATTACCCGAGAACAAATTCAAAAAATGATTGAGGCGATCGCCACGGAGATCTTTTTTGAAGTGAGCCAGAGTACGGAGATCACCTATCGGTTTCAGCCGATGGTCGAACATGAAGAACCATTAATTCTCATCGATCCGGCCCAGAGTATTCGCAAGGCTTGGCAACTGTTTGAGCAATGGAATACCCTGGCGATCGCCCACATTTCTCCCCAGGCAGCCCCAGTGATCGTCCAGCCCGACTTGCTTGAAGCGCGTTCTTCGGCCGCCAACTATCGTTTATTAACTAATCTAGTGACGGGGCGGCGGACGTTTTGGGATTTATCAATGCGCCTGAAACAAGATATTTCCCAGGTGGCTCGGCTGTTGATACCCTACATGAAATTGGGGTTTATTGATGTGCAGCTGCTCGATGACCTGCCAACTCCAGTGCCGATTGTGAGCCACCCTGTTCAACCAGCAGAAACAAAAAATTCACCCCTGATCGCCTATCTAAGCCTTAACCCAGAGCAACATCAACAGCTTGGCCCCAGTTTTAAGCAGCATCATTACCGTTACCTGGCGATCGCCGACTTACAGAAAGCATTACCGACCCTGTTAACCACAAAGCCAAATTTGATTCTTTTAGACCAAGATCTGGGGGATAGCACCAATGGACTGGAATTTTGCACCCAACTGAAAAAGCTTTCTTTATTTCGACAGACCCCGGTGTTAATCTTGGCTGAGAGTCATAGCTTTTTGGAGCGCGTAAAAGGCCGGCTCACAGGGGCCACGGATTTTGTGGTTAAAACCAACAATCCAGAGACACTTCTGAAAGCATTGCAAAAATATGTCCGTTAA
- the petJ_2 gene encoding cytochrome c6 precursor, translating to MKKLLAIALTVLATVFAFGTPAFAADAAAGAQVFAANCAACHAGGNNAVMPTKTLKADALKTYLAGYKDGSKSLEEAVAYQVTNGQGAMPAFGGRLSDADIANVAAYVADQAENNKW from the coding sequence TTGAAAAAATTACTTGCGATTGCGTTAACTGTCCTGGCCACCGTCTTTGCCTTCGGTACGCCTGCTTTTGCTGCTGATGCGGCAGCTGGTGCTCAAGTCTTTGCGGCGAACTGTGCTGCCTGTCACGCTGGTGGTAACAACGCCGTTATGCCCACCAAAACCCTGAAGGCTGATGCCCTCAAAACCTACCTCGCTGGCTACAAAGATGGCAGCAAATCCCTCGAAGAAGCTGTTGCTTACCAGGTAACCAATGGCCAAGGCGCAATGCCTGCTTTTGGTGGTCGTCTGAGCGATGCTGATATTGCCAACGTTGCAGCGTACGTTGCTGACCAAGCAGAAAACAACAAATGGTAA
- a CDS encoding hypothetical protein (conserved hypothetical protein) — protein sequence MERQTTVATTEPISTSANVAHLQQELHLRDQLVQQLSQELFRLVKGNDDSIATAEIEEQYQAEIQQLREQFQEVEQQVVFYQEQLAQKDQEISHLRQSVQDLGDRSRRLEQVIQELPTIYRQKFAERMAAVRDKVEKLQRENRQLHAELQSVSYRLAVKNRRHSLSEIELPTFNPKGGSPIPTFSTL from the coding sequence ATGGAGCGACAAACAACCGTGGCAACAACTGAACCCATCTCAACCTCCGCCAATGTGGCCCACCTCCAGCAAGAACTCCACCTGCGGGATCAACTGGTGCAACAGCTTTCCCAAGAGTTATTTCGGCTTGTGAAAGGAAATGATGATTCGATCGCAACAGCCGAAATAGAAGAGCAGTACCAAGCAGAAATCCAACAACTGCGGGAACAGTTCCAAGAAGTTGAGCAGCAGGTCGTTTTTTACCAAGAACAACTGGCCCAGAAGGATCAAGAAATCTCCCATCTACGTCAATCCGTGCAAGATTTAGGCGATCGCAGCCGGCGACTTGAGCAGGTGATTCAGGAGCTCCCCACCATTTATCGGCAAAAATTCGCTGAGAGAATGGCAGCGGTTCGCGATAAAGTAGAGAAGCTGCAAAGAGAAAACCGTCAACTCCATGCCGAATTACAGAGTGTCAGCTATCGCCTTGCAGTAAAAAACCGTCGTCATAGCCTGTCTGAGATTGAACTACCCACATTTAACCCCAAAGGTGGCAGCCCCATCCCGACGTTCAGTACCCTCTAA
- the hisB_2 gene encoding imidazoleglycerol-phosphate dehydratase, with translation MMPAVSESQRIATVTRVTGETNVKVMVNLDGTGQCAVTTGVPFLDHMLHQLCSHGLLDLDIQAQGDYEIDDHHTNEDVGITLGMAIAKAIGDRKGIQRFGHFVAPLDEALVQVALDFSGRPHLSYGLEIPTERVGTYDTQLVREFFVAIVNHAQMTIHIRQLDGINSHHIIEATFKAFARAVRMALEIDPRRAATIPSSKGVL, from the coding sequence ATGATGCCTGCTGTTTCTGAGTCCCAACGTATTGCCACTGTTACCCGGGTGACAGGTGAAACGAATGTAAAGGTTATGGTGAATTTAGACGGGACAGGGCAGTGTGCGGTCACTACAGGGGTGCCATTCCTCGATCATATGTTGCACCAGCTTTGTTCTCACGGGTTGTTAGATCTCGATATCCAGGCCCAAGGGGATTATGAAATTGATGATCACCACACCAATGAGGATGTGGGCATTACCCTGGGGATGGCGATCGCCAAAGCGATTGGCGATCGCAAAGGGATTCAGCGGTTTGGTCATTTTGTGGCGCCCCTCGATGAAGCCTTGGTACAAGTGGCCCTCGATTTTTCCGGGCGGCCCCACCTCAGCTATGGGTTAGAAATTCCCACGGAGCGGGTCGGCACCTACGACACCCAGTTAGTGCGAGAGTTTTTTGTGGCGATCGTTAACCATGCCCAGATGACAATCCACATCCGTCAACTGGATGGGATCAACTCCCACCACATCATCGAAGCGACGTTTAAAGCCTTTGCCCGGGCGGTACGCATGGCCCTAGAAATCGACCCCCGCCGTGCTGCCACTATCCCCAGTTCCAAAGGGGTTCTGTAG
- the psbZ_2 gene encoding photosystem II 11 kD protein produces MLKKFLARLLTFALVVMVSFTGLTACSGTSASGLTGKYVDDTLLVVENLTTAIQLPADAPNRTEVQEAARLQMNEYTSRYRRDPKTSGLRSFTTMQTALNALAGYYSSFGSRPLPEKLKTRLTSEFEKANLAVKRGI; encoded by the coding sequence ATGTTAAAGAAATTTTTAGCTCGCCTGCTGACCTTCGCTTTAGTCGTCATGGTGAGCTTTACTGGTTTAACCGCCTGTAGTGGAACTAGCGCCAGTGGCCTGACCGGAAAATATGTCGATGATACCCTGCTGGTCGTAGAAAATCTGACCACTGCAATCCAACTGCCCGCTGATGCCCCCAATCGCACTGAAGTTCAAGAAGCCGCTCGTCTCCAGATGAATGAATATACTTCTCGCTACCGCCGCGATCCAAAAACATCCGGGTTGCGCTCCTTTACGACGATGCAAACGGCTCTAAATGCGTTGGCTGGTTACTATAGCTCCTTTGGTAGTCGCCCCTTACCCGAAAAACTCAAGACCCGCTTAACCAGTGAGTTTGAAAAAGCAAATCTCGCTGTGAAACGCGGCATTTAG
- a CDS encoding ABC transporter, ATP-binding protein, translating to MQPTPSLADNLAVVKTWDLCKTYRTGFWLNKTSESLKHCSLSVAAGETFGLLGPNGAGKTTLLKILLGIIRPTAGHATLLGKPFGDRPTRQKIGYLPENAYFYDFLTAWEFLEFTAGLFQIPKAKRQKRIKALLDTVGLAQEVAKKRQLRKYSKGMLQRVGMAQALINDPDLIFFDEPMSGLDPLGRYQVREIILSLKAQGKTIFFNSHILADVELICDRLAILSKGEIICQGTLDELLGSADRYQVIIEGGTTEALQPWVPDLTRKDHHWIGHLEGDPQKFIAFLGLTGAKLLDLKLARISLEDFFIRQIRSHDPQAHIEENLQAIA from the coding sequence ATGCAACCCACCCCTTCCCTTGCCGACAATCTGGCTGTAGTCAAGACTTGGGATCTCTGTAAGACTTACCGCACTGGCTTTTGGTTAAACAAAACCAGTGAATCACTCAAGCATTGTTCGTTATCGGTGGCAGCGGGGGAAACCTTTGGGCTTTTGGGGCCCAATGGTGCAGGCAAGACGACACTCCTTAAGATCTTGTTGGGAATTATTCGGCCCACGGCGGGTCATGCCACGTTACTGGGAAAACCCTTTGGCGATCGCCCAACGCGGCAAAAAATCGGCTACCTGCCAGAAAATGCTTATTTCTATGATTTTTTGACAGCCTGGGAATTTCTTGAATTTACCGCTGGCCTATTCCAAATCCCGAAAGCCAAACGCCAGAAACGCATTAAAGCCCTTTTGGATACGGTGGGTCTGGCCCAGGAGGTGGCGAAAAAACGACAGCTCCGCAAGTATTCCAAGGGGATGCTCCAGCGGGTCGGTATGGCCCAAGCACTGATTAACGACCCAGATTTAATCTTTTTCGATGAGCCGATGTCGGGGTTAGACCCCCTCGGTCGCTACCAGGTGCGAGAAATTATCCTGTCTCTGAAAGCCCAAGGTAAAACTATTTTCTTTAATTCTCACATTTTGGCGGATGTGGAGCTAATTTGCGATCGCCTGGCAATTTTGTCTAAGGGCGAAATTATTTGCCAAGGCACCTTAGATGAACTCTTAGGATCGGCAGATCGTTACCAAGTGATCATCGAAGGAGGGACTACAGAAGCTTTACAACCCTGGGTCCCGGATTTAACCCGCAAGGATCACCATTGGATCGGCCATTTGGAAGGAGATCCCCAGAAATTTATTGCCTTCCTTGGTTTGACAGGGGCAAAATTACTAGATCTTAAGTTGGCGCGAATTTCCTTGGAAGATTTCTTTATTCGCCAAATCCGTAGCCATGATCCCCAAGCCCATATTGAAGAGAATCTTCAGGCGATCGCCTAG
- the gatB gene encoding aspartyl/glutamyl-tRNA(Asn/Gln) amidotransferase, B subunit, with translation MAVAAPRKTEYEAIIGLETHCQLNTASKIFCQCSTKFESDPNSNVCPICLGYPGVLPVLNEKVLESAVKMGLALKAKISPYSKFDRKQYFYPDLPKNYQISQFDLPIVEHGQLEIEIADKPSDTPVKKVIGVTRLHMEEDAGKLVHAGSDRLAGSTYSKVDFNRTGIPLLEIVSEPDIRSGKEAAEYAQELRRLVRYLGVGDGNMQEGSLRCDVNISIRPVGQEEFGTKVEIKNMNSFSAIQKAIDYEIERQTKAVEAGEPIYQETRLWDESSQRTFSMRKKEGSSDYRYFPEPDLPPIEVTQAQLEKWAAELPETPAQKRARYETEYGLSGYDTRVLTDDRDVAEYFEAAVAAGADPKQVTNWVTQDIAAHLNKNIGLTIGDLPLTAVHLAELVNLINDGTISGKIAKEILPELLENGGSPKAIVESRGLTQISDTGALEAMIDEILAANPDKVEQFRAGKTKLQGFFIGQLMKKTSGRADPQLLNQLLAQKLQG, from the coding sequence ATGGCAGTTGCAGCACCCCGCAAAACCGAGTATGAAGCGATTATTGGCCTAGAAACCCACTGTCAGCTCAATACCGCTAGCAAAATCTTTTGTCAGTGTTCGACGAAGTTTGAAAGTGATCCCAACAGCAATGTCTGCCCGATCTGCCTAGGCTATCCAGGGGTTTTGCCGGTTCTCAATGAAAAAGTTTTAGAGTCGGCGGTGAAAATGGGTCTGGCCCTCAAAGCGAAAATTAGTCCCTACAGCAAGTTTGACCGGAAACAATATTTCTACCCGGATCTGCCGAAAAATTACCAAATTTCCCAGTTTGATCTGCCGATCGTTGAACATGGCCAACTGGAAATCGAAATTGCTGACAAACCCAGCGATACTCCTGTTAAAAAAGTGATTGGGGTAACCCGCCTCCATATGGAAGAAGACGCTGGCAAATTAGTCCATGCGGGGAGCGATCGCCTCGCCGGTTCCACCTACTCAAAAGTAGACTTTAACCGCACAGGCATTCCCCTACTGGAAATCGTCTCGGAGCCAGATATCCGCTCCGGGAAAGAAGCCGCTGAATATGCCCAGGAATTGCGCCGCCTCGTTCGTTACCTAGGAGTTGGTGACGGCAATATGCAAGAAGGCTCCCTCCGTTGTGATGTAAACATTTCGATCCGCCCCGTTGGTCAGGAAGAATTTGGCACCAAAGTAGAGATCAAAAACATGAACTCCTTTAGTGCGATCCAAAAGGCGATCGACTATGAAATTGAGCGGCAAACCAAAGCCGTCGAAGCAGGTGAACCGATTTACCAAGAAACTCGCCTCTGGGATGAGAGCAGCCAGCGCACTTTCAGTATGCGCAAAAAAGAAGGCTCCAGCGATTACCGTTATTTTCCAGAGCCGGATCTGCCTCCCATCGAAGTGACCCAAGCACAATTAGAAAAATGGGCCGCCGAATTGCCCGAAACCCCCGCTCAAAAACGGGCCCGTTACGAAACAGAATATGGTCTTTCGGGCTATGACACCAGGGTGTTGACCGACGACCGGGATGTGGCGGAATATTTCGAAGCGGCCGTGGCAGCAGGAGCGGATCCCAAGCAGGTAACAAACTGGGTTACCCAAGATATTGCAGCCCATTTAAATAAAAATATTGGTCTTACCATTGGTGATCTACCGCTAACGGCGGTCCATTTAGCGGAGTTGGTGAACCTCATTAACGATGGCACCATCAGCGGCAAAATTGCCAAAGAGATCCTGCCAGAACTGCTGGAAAACGGGGGCTCACCGAAGGCGATCGTCGAAAGTCGTGGGTTAACCCAAATTTCTGATACCGGCGCCCTCGAAGCGATGATCGATGAGATCTTGGCGGCAAATCCCGACAAGGTGGAACAGTTCCGCGCCGGGAAGACAAAACTGCAGGGCTTTTTTATCGGTCAATTGATGAAGAAAACCAGTGGCCGGGCTGATCCGCAACTGCTGAATCAACTTTTAGCCCAAAAGCTCCAGGGGTAA
- a CDS encoding hypothetical protein (conserved hypothetical protein) — protein MVKAFKTAISQQNQGVEVEVLTPAMVRHGNSGQGGDALVCPLTIDLPERLTFSQQKVFQACRQIGDRRQWVQQHTAHRIANHSHLGDHWLPIIHTAKGPLYGEVIGEGVMPNSYHQPINVRDEQRQNLYHLGYRLLDSIEATPGVYLLQFSFAPDQRLIFDRLWPFPAAPAIASLHCQQPDLFTCHWRCLTGQNITDVIIPHHLAG, from the coding sequence ATGGTCAAGGCGTTTAAAACAGCAATCTCGCAGCAAAATCAAGGGGTCGAGGTTGAAGTTTTAACCCCGGCGATGGTGCGTCACGGCAACTCAGGCCAAGGTGGTGATGCCCTTGTCTGCCCCTTGACCATTGATCTGCCAGAACGCCTGACGTTCTCCCAGCAAAAAGTTTTTCAAGCCTGCCGTCAAATTGGCGATCGCCGCCAATGGGTACAGCAACATACCGCCCACCGCATCGCGAATCATAGTCACCTTGGTGACCACTGGCTACCCATTATTCACACCGCCAAAGGGCCTTTATATGGCGAGGTAATTGGGGAAGGGGTAATGCCAAATTCTTACCACCAGCCGATTAATGTCCGGGATGAGCAGCGACAAAATTTATATCACCTCGGCTATCGCCTCTTGGATTCCATTGAAGCAACCCCAGGGGTTTATCTGCTCCAGTTCTCCTTCGCGCCAGACCAACGCCTTATTTTTGACCGCCTTTGGCCTTTTCCGGCGGCGCCGGCGATCGCCTCTTTGCACTGCCAACAGCCTGATCTTTTCACCTGTCACTGGCGCTGTCTAACGGGTCAAAACATCACTGATGTGATTATCCCCCATCACCTCGCTGGCTAA
- a CDS encoding hypothetical protein (conserved hypothetical protein), which translates to MDNNNWLQQMLMIGIGTTSIVAEKVKEVSDQWVKEGTINPEQAKEMLDDMMSQLKLEQGNAEAYFERQVRNILRDLGVPRQSEMDELRGRIDRLERQVRDLENKQWR; encoded by the coding sequence ATGGATAACAATAATTGGCTACAGCAAATGCTCATGATCGGTATCGGCACTACTTCGATTGTGGCGGAAAAGGTCAAAGAAGTGAGCGATCAATGGGTCAAAGAAGGCACCATTAACCCAGAGCAAGCAAAAGAAATGCTCGATGATATGATGAGCCAACTTAAACTCGAACAGGGCAATGCTGAAGCCTACTTCGAGCGACAGGTGCGCAATATTTTGCGGGATCTAGGTGTTCCTCGCCAATCAGAGATGGACGAACTGCGGGGCCGCATCGATCGCCTCGAACGCCAAGTGCGCGATCTAGAAAACAAACAATGGCGTTAA
- a CDS encoding hypothetical protein (conserved hypothetical protein), whose protein sequence is MAPQQLIKQLEAYTLQHPQEVLLLSLGQEAVEDQILIFKGFSSSLMRPTDFNPDNPILTEALPIQSIDRLQSPYDPANPVFIESGLSLTQMQQYLTEADIN, encoded by the coding sequence ATGGCCCCCCAACAGCTAATCAAACAACTCGAAGCCTATACTCTCCAACATCCCCAAGAAGTGCTTTTACTGAGCCTCGGTCAGGAAGCAGTTGAAGATCAGATTTTGATCTTTAAAGGCTTCTCTAGTTCCCTGATGCGTCCCACCGATTTTAATCCTGATAACCCCATCCTGACAGAAGCGCTACCAATTCAAAGCATCGATCGCCTCCAGAGTCCCTACGATCCCGCTAATCCTGTCTTTATTGAATCAGGTCTTTCCCTTACCCAGATGCAACAATATCTCACCGAAGCGGACATTAATTAG
- a CDS encoding hypothetical protein (conserved hypothetical protein) produces the protein MTTTVGNEFADNLEDMTLRQLRKLASKLGISRYSRMRKDQLLAEVKKRSQSNEPKPPVASEITESITPTPVNSQEEETLVEAAKFEVGQDDPIELDLASVDEDLGNLPGGYGQSRIVLLPRDPQWAYAYWDIPNDHKQYLRNQGGQQIALRLYDVTDINLDYQNPHNVQEYLCDELSREWYFPVPVSDRDYVVEIGYRCADGRWLSLARSTAIRVPPVYPSDWIEDIFVTVHWDEELKGKTVYKLVPPAKKQAEAAAAAAQAANSPIYDEIFGDLQSLEAQRIAGSLFGSMQHVAGSVPPQESISSYVFPSGAGLWAAPNVSGLNMSGLNMSGAGFASMPPARPRKFWLVADAELIVYGATEPDATVTIGGQPIKLNPDGTFRFQMSFQDGNIDYPIVAVAADGEQTRSIHMTFDRATPSRNTNTKENAMDEWFV, from the coding sequence ATGACCACCACAGTAGGCAATGAATTCGCAGATAACCTAGAAGATATGACCCTGAGGCAATTACGCAAACTCGCGAGTAAGCTCGGCATTAGCCGCTACAGTCGGATGCGAAAAGATCAACTGCTCGCTGAGGTCAAAAAGCGTTCCCAAAGCAATGAGCCCAAGCCCCCCGTGGCATCCGAAATCACTGAATCTATCACCCCAACCCCAGTTAATAGCCAAGAGGAGGAAACCCTAGTGGAAGCAGCAAAATTTGAAGTTGGCCAAGATGATCCTATCGAACTCGATCTTGCGAGTGTGGATGAAGATCTCGGTAACCTCCCCGGTGGCTATGGCCAAAGCCGGATTGTACTGCTGCCCCGGGATCCTCAATGGGCCTATGCCTACTGGGATATTCCCAATGACCACAAGCAATATCTACGTAACCAAGGGGGCCAGCAAATTGCTCTACGCCTCTATGATGTAACTGATATCAACCTCGATTACCAAAATCCCCACAATGTCCAGGAATATCTCTGTGATGAATTGTCCCGGGAATGGTATTTCCCCGTTCCTGTAAGCGATCGCGATTATGTCGTCGAAATTGGCTATCGTTGCGCCGACGGCCGCTGGTTGAGCCTTGCTCGCTCCACTGCGATCCGAGTACCACCTGTTTACCCCAGTGACTGGATCGAAGATATTTTCGTCACCGTCCATTGGGACGAAGAACTCAAAGGTAAAACCGTTTATAAGCTTGTGCCCCCAGCGAAAAAACAAGCAGAAGCCGCCGCTGCCGCCGCCCAAGCAGCCAACAGCCCCATTTACGACGAAATTTTTGGAGATCTCCAGTCCCTTGAAGCCCAACGTATTGCGGGCTCTTTGTTCGGTTCCATGCAGCATGTCGCTGGTTCTGTGCCGCCCCAAGAATCGATTAGTTCCTATGTCTTTCCTTCGGGTGCTGGTCTATGGGCCGCGCCAAATGTTTCTGGCTTGAATATGTCAGGGCTCAACATGTCTGGTGCTGGATTTGCCTCAATGCCCCCAGCGCGTCCTCGGAAGTTCTGGTTGGTGGCTGATGCCGAACTGATTGTATATGGAGCGACGGAACCCGATGCCACGGTAACGATTGGGGGTCAACCGATTAAGCTCAATCCCGATGGCACTTTCCGCTTCCAAATGTCCTTCCAGGATGGCAATATCGACTATCCGATTGTGGCGGTGGCTGCCGATGGAGAACAAACGCGCTCGATTCACATGACCTTTGACCGGGCCACTCCCTCCCGCAATACTAATACCAAAGAAAATGCGATGGATGAATGGTTTGTTTAG